A stretch of DNA from Anaerolineae bacterium:
GACAAATCCCAGGATCAGGGCCACCTCCACCCGGCGAGAGGGCCAGGACGCGCGCTCCCAGCCTACTGACCTCATCCAGCACTTGTTGCTCGGGCTCACGCGCCTCTCGCGAGAGCAGCCCTACCACTAGCGTCCGCTCATCGGCCATGGACTTAGGGCCATGGCGATATTCCAAGAAATGAAATGCCTCACTATGGCTGAGCGACATCTCCTTCATTTTAAGCATTGCCTCGTTGGCGACGCCGTACTGAGGCCCGGATCCCAGGTAGACGAACTGGTCCCAATCAGCACGCCGTCCCAGCTCCTCTGCCAGCGGAGCGTTCTTCTCCAACAGCTTCCCCCCAACCTGTGGCAGCTCCGACAGGCACGAGGTATCCACCCCAGCGATATCGGCTGCCAGCGCTTGAGCCAATACCAGCATACTGGTGAACGACCGCGTCTGGGCGACGCTTTGCTCCTGGGCGGCCTCGGCGACCAGCGCCAGTTCAGCTTCCTGCGCGACCGGCGTCTCCGGATAGCAGGTGATCCCCCAGATGGCCTGACCACGGAGCTTCCGGAACCTGTCCATAGCCGCCAAGGTCTCCGTGGTGGCCCCGGAGCGGGAGATGGCGATTAAAAGCGTGTGGCCGGGATCTGTCATAACCTGAGAGGGGAACAAAAGGAGCTCAGAGGCAGGACAGGCGTGCGCCGGCACACCGGTCAGTCCCTGAAATAGGGCCGCGGCCACCTGTGACAGATAGTAAGTCGAGCCGCAGCCGATGAACAGGACTTGTCTTGGGCTGAGCGCAGCCCAGGCGCGTCGGAGCTCGGCACGGATAGACTCGAAGAAATGTAGAGCATCTACCCAGGCTTCAGTTTGCGTAGTGATTTCGGTAAAGGTGTGATGTCCTTTCATATCCTTTCCCACTGGTCTAAACAGTTAACACCCGGATGCCCCGGCTCACCAGCGCGGCAACGAAGTCTGGAGGCGTCTGGACATCGGTAACGAGCGTGTGGATCGTGCTCAAAGGGGCGACGAAGGCTGCCGAGACGCGCCCGCATTTAGTATGATCGGCTACAACGATGACCTCACGTCCGATGTTCAGGATCGCCCGATCAGTCATCGTCTCGGGCAGGTAGTCGTTGGTCAGGCCGTGCTCGGCATCAATGGCACGGATGCCCAAGATAACCTTGTCTGCGCGCACCTCTGCCAGGGCCTTTTCGGTGATGTGGCCGATGAGCGACAGCTCGCTGCGACGCAGGATGCCCCCGAGGCCGATCACCGTGATGCCGGGAGCGTCGGCCAACAGGTTGATGACCGGCAACGAGTTCGAGATCACGGTGAGATCGCGGCGATCGCGCAGATGACGCGCAACCTCCAACACGGTAGTGCCACTGCCCAGGAAGACCGTCTCCCCGTCGGCGACGAGCGCGGCTGCCGCTTGGCCAATCCGTCGCTTTTCCTCAGCTTGATCGGCTTGGCGCTGGAGCACCGGCAGTTCTGGTGGGGCGCGGCGGACAGCAATGGCACCGCCATGCACGCGTTGCACTTCGCCACGCTGGGCCAACGCCTCTAGATCACGCCGGGCGGTAGCTACGCTTACTGCGAATTGCTGGCAGATCTGCGCGACGGTAACCCGTCGCCGTTCCTCGATAAACCGTCGCAACTGCTCCTGTCTCTCTAGACTGGAGAGGGCTACTCTTGTGTCCATGGAGGCCATGCAGAAGCATCAGAAAAGGATCACAAACCGTCATCATTATAGCCTATCTATGATCGTTTGTCAATCAGCTATGATCGTTTTTCTCGATCTTCGTATCGCAGAGCACCACTGCCCCCAAGCATGGTTAAAAAAACAGGGAGGCCCAGATAGGCAAGCCCCTCCGCACCTTCCCAGGGACCAACCGCAAAGACGCCTTTCCCTAGAGACTACCCGTCATAGAGCCAAAGGTGTGGATTGTGTAAACGTAACATCTATGAGACAATTCAGCAAAGCTTTGCCTTTACGTCTCTGTCGTCTGGATTAGTTAATGCCCACTACTTCCAGCTTTTCACGCTTTCACGCTGTAGGGTTTACCCTGTTCGTTGTGTTGGCGATGGCACTGCTGGCCTCAGCGGCTCGCCCGTCCTTCACCCCGAGAGGGGAGAGAGCGCCAGCGCCCTTCACTGATCGTCCGTTGCGGATCGGGGTAAATGTGGCGCTCGAGCGCGCAGATGAGGCCACTGTGGAGGCCACGTTGGACGCCATCGCCGCTGCTGGGCTCATCTGGGTACGCCAGCGCTTCCCCTGGGATGCCATTGAGCCGGAGCCCGGCGTCTTTCACTGGGAACGGTGGGATCACCTGGTGGATGCTGTCCGAACGCGAGGCTTACATCTGATCGCAGTGCTGGACGGCAGCCCGACCTGGGCCCGTCCTCAGAATCCCGATAATCCACTGGCTCCTCCACTCGATCCCATCACTTTTGGCTGCTTTGCGACGGCCTTCGCCGCCCGATATGGCGATCGTATTGACCACTACCAGATCTGGGACGAGCCGAACATTCAGCCGCATTGGTCTGGCGAGATCCATCCGGCCGGCTATGTGGCCTTGTTGCGCGAAGGCGCGCTTGCGGTGCGCCGCGCTGACCCAGGCGCGGTCGTGCTGACGGCTGCGCTGGCCCCTACGCTGGAACAGGGACCATGGAATCTCAGCGATATCCTGTTCCTACGAGAGATGTATCGGGCAGGGGCCGCGCCTTGGTTTGATGTGGTAGCGGCTCAGCCCTTCGGCTTTGAAGAGGCGCCAGATCAACCACCGACCACCCATCGGCTCAACTTCGCCCGCGTAGTGATGCTGCGGACAGAGATGGAGTACGCCGGTGATGACGAAAAGCCGATTTGGGGTGTTCGTTTCGGTTGGCACACGCCCACGCAGCCAAGCGAGCACTCTATCTGGGGGTCGGTTTCACCAACTGAGCAGGTCACCTGGACCGAGGCGGCGATACGGCGGACGAAGATGGAGTGGCCGTGGCTGGGCGCGCTGCTGTGGGCTGTGTGGCAGCCGGCAGCCAACGGGTCATGGGCCGCTCCGCCGGATGATCCGCTATGGGGATTCGCCCTGATGGAGCGAGACGGTAGACCGCGAGCGACGCTTTCGGCGTTGACGGCTGCGGCCAGGCCGCAAAACATAGCTTGGCCTGGCCGTTATGACATGAGCCATCCGGCCTTACGCTGGGAGGGAAGTTGGAGGCGCGCGGGCGGCGCCGCCGATGTGGGCCGATCCGGCGATGCGCTGATCATCCCCTTTTACGGGACCCGGCTAGACCTGCGCGTGCAGCGTGGTCGTTACTGGGCGCTCCTATGGGCGGAGGTGGATGGCCGCCCGGCTAACGCTTTGCCGCGCGACGCCGCTGGACGCTCGTATCTAGTGCTATATGATCCGCTGGGCCGCGCGGAATGGGTCACGGTAGCACGTCACCTATCCCCAGGCGAACATCAGGTGAAGCTGATCGCCGAGGGGGGCTGGGGACAATGGGCGCTGAACGGATTCGCCGTGGCCTACGAGCGGCCAACGTCGGCGTCGTGGCCAGTTGTTGTGGCGTTCCTGGGCGCGCTCGCTGTCGGCGTCATGGCCAGGTGGGCCTGGTCCCGTCACATCTCTAGGCGCTATGCCCTTCACCCTCTAGCCGCGCTTCATCATCTTTTGCCCGTTCTTCAAGCTGCACCTACCGTCTCATCATCGGTTGCGCTGATGTTCTCAGTGCTGGCCTATGCTGGGCTGCCATGGCCCTGGGCGATAGCTCCGTTGCTACTGGCCGGCTGGCTGATCGCCCGCGCACCTGAACCAGGGTTGGCGATGATCGCCTTTTGGGCTCCGTTTTACTATGTGCAGAAGCCGTTAAGCGGCGAATGGCTTTCACACGCAGAAGCCCTTGTAGCGGCAACGCTGGTTTGGCGGGTCCTTTCCCTGCTGCGGGGAGTGCCAAGCCTGTTGAGATCCTGTGGGGAAAATCTCCGCGTCCTTTGCGGCTTCAGTGGTGCAATCCCTTCGCGAAGCGTCCAGGGCTTTCTGCGTGCGCTGGACGGCACGGTGCTGGCGTTTGTGCTCGTGGGGGTGATCTCGGCGTGGATTGCGCCGGATCGAGGAGCGGCATGGACGGCGCTGCGCCGGCTAATCCTAGTGCCGGCCAGCCTGTACCTGCTATGGCGGACATTACCGGTGAGCCGTCAGACAGCGGATTGGACGGCAGGAGCATGGATTGTATCCGGCGTTGTGATCAGTCTGATCGGCCTGGTCGGCTACCTCGAGAGCTCAACGGTAGTGGCTGGGGGAGTTGCCCGGCTGCGCTCGGTTTACTATTCGCCGAACGAGGCCGCCCTGCTGCTGGTGCGTGTCTGGCCGCTGGCGATGAGCATCGCCCTGGCCGGGCGCGATCGCTGGCGGCTGCCGGCTCTGGGAGCTGCGATGGCCATGCTTCTGGCGCTGCTGCTGACCTTCTCTCGCGGCGCCTGGTTGCTGGGAGTGCCAACGGGAGCTCTGGCGTTGGCTCTCTTTATCCCTCTTGTCTCCGCTTCCTCGTCAGCCCAGGGCCGGGCTCTGAGCTGGCTGGCTCGGCGATCGTGGGGGCTCTGGATCGCGTTGGCAGCCGTGGGAGCTGGACTGGTCTGGGCAAGTCGAGGATGGGGCACCGCACTACGGCCTGAGGTGTGGCAGGCGGCGTGGGCGATGTGGCGCGATCACCCCTGGCTGGGCGTTGGATTGGATGGTTTTCAGTGGGCCTACCCACGGTATATGGCCTTGGACGCCTGGCGCGAGCCGCTGCTGTACCACCCCCACAACCTCGTGCTGGAGCTCGGCACGTGGATGGGCACCTTGGGCCTGCTGGCCATGGTTGCCATCATCTACGCTTGGGCAAAGCTTTGGCGGGCTGCGATGCGAATGGCGCCATCGCCAGTGCTGGTTGGGGTTGCGGCGGGCTGGACGGCCGGCCTGGTGCATGGGCTGGTAGATGCCGCCTTTTTCCTGCCCCATCTGGCCTTTCTGACGATGACCGCTTTGGGTGTAACGGCGGCGTATAAGGTTGACTTGCCCTCTCGCCGTGCTAGAATCGAGTGAGAGGAGGGAGTGTCGCGAGGGTGGGAAGTGAGGGTAGATCTTCTAGTGTATCGAGCCCGCTTGGCCACAGCCGTATCCGCTTATTGGGCTGTGTTGGCCGTTACGGTGCTAGCAGCCGGGCTGCGCGCCTTCCAGATCGGCGCCAAGACGCTGTGGCTGGATGAGGCGTTCAGCCTATGGGTCGCGCGGCATCCGCTGCCGGAGCTATGGGCCTGGCTGGTGCGCATTGATCAGCACCCACCTCTCTATTACACGTTGCTTCACTTCTGGCTGGCCTTCGGCGATGGCGAGGCGGCGCTGCGATCGTTGTCTGCGCTGGCGGGAAGCGCGACCATCCCCATCATATACGGGTTGGGGCGCACCATCAGCGGACATCGCCTAGGGCTGTTGGCGGCCTTCTTGCTGGCGATCTCACCGCTGCATGTTCAGTTTGGCCAAGAAGCGCGCATGTATGCGCTGCTGACCCTGGCGGCTACGCTGGCGATGTGGGGGCTAGCGTGGTTGTTGAAAGAGCCAGAGGCCGCCGCGCGGCCAATCGGCTCCGGATGGCGTTCCTGGTGGCGAGCGCGTCAGGGCGCAGGGGCTTTGGATCGAAAGGGATGGGTAGCTGACGCGGCTTGGATTGCCTATATGGTGGGCACTGTGGCGGCGCTGCTGTCTCATAACACTGCGATTTTCCTGCCCATCGCGGCGAACCTGATCGCCTGGATCGAATGGTGGCCCCATCGCAGGCAGCGACGCGGCCTCTTGCGCAACTGGCTGCTCGCTCAAGGCGCGGTGATCCTGCTGTGGAGCATATGGCTGCCGGCATTTCTCGTGCAATCGCTGATGGTCTACCGCGAGTTTTGGATCCCCAAACCCGATCTGCTCTACGTCGTTGTTACCATGCAGATGCTGTATGCCTCGTTTATTGGGCCCAGCCTGCTGTTGCGGCCGTGGCTGGACCTAATCGTGCTGGGGCTTGCGGCCGTGGGCTTCTGGGGCTGGCGACAGGAACGGCGCTGGCTGGCGTTCACGCTGGCGCTATGGCTGGTGGCTCCTGTGGGCGAGCTGATCGTGAGCATTTGGCGTCCCATCTTCTACATCCGCACGCTGATCTGGACCTCTATCCCGCTCTATCTGGCCATCGCTGCAGGAGTGGCTCGATTGGGATCGCTGGCTTCTCTTCCCCATCGGATCGCCTGGCAACGGGCTGCTCTGGCTGCCCTTGTCGCCATCAACGCGGGTGGGCTGGGCAATTATTACTTCGGCTTTCAGAAAGAGGCATGGGATCAGGGGGCTGCGTATATCGCCCAGCGGGCGCAGCCGGATGATCTCATCCTGTTCAACGCCACCTGGGTGCAGATCCCCTTCGATTACTATTTTCGCCGATACCATTTGCCGGTGGCCAAGCATGGGGTGCCGGTGGACTTGTTTGATCGGGGTTTGGAGCCGAAGATGACGCGAGAGGACCTGCCGCGGCTGGAGGCGTTGGCCAAAGGCCATCGGCGTGTATGGCTGGTATACAGTCACAATTGGTACACCGATCCCGAGGGGCTTATCCCGGCTACCTTGGAACGCCTGGGCCGGCTGGCCGATCGCCGAGAGTTCCACGGCCTGCGGGTGGATTTGTATGAGATGAACGAGATAGGCCAGCCATAGCCATTAATCCTGCCCTCAATTGAGAGGGACTCTTGCATAAGGCCCGTCAATAGGCGCCATAGCGCTCCACCAATTCGCGTACCCGGGCCACGCGCCGGCGCAGGCCATTGGGCGGCACCTGATCGGCCACTCCAAGGACGTAACGCGGCTCGCTCGTCATGACAGCGAGTATCTCACGCACGTAGCGGTCGAACTCGGCGTCGCTGACGAGATCAGTGAAGTAGACCCCCGGCAGCCCGCCCCAGAGGATCGTCGGTGCTTCCCCAGGGCCATGCCCGGCCAGGGCGGCCATCTCATGCATGGGCATGTCCCCTACTGGCGCGGGAGTTACCGCTTCGATCACACGGAACCCGGCGGAGACCACCTCGCGCAGCAGGCCGCGCACTGTGCCATCGAAGTGAATGAACGAGAACTTTCCAGCCTCGCGGATGCGCTGATTCCATTTTGTCTCATAGCCACGCACGTACAACTCATAGAAGCGCTTCCCCACCACTTCGGAGGATAGGTTCTCGGGGATCATCAGGCACTCGGCGGGCGAAGCCAAGGCGATGGCGGCGGCTTCGTC
This window harbors:
- a CDS encoding SIS domain-containing protein, whose product is MKGHHTFTEITTQTEAWVDALHFFESIRAELRRAWAALSPRQVLFIGCGSTYYLSQVAAALFQGLTGVPAHACPASELLLFPSQVMTDPGHTLLIAISRSGATTETLAAMDRFRKLRGQAIWGITCYPETPVAQEAELALVAEAAQEQSVAQTRSFTSMLVLAQALAADIAGVDTSCLSELPQVGGKLLEKNAPLAEELGRRADWDQFVYLGSGPQYGVANEAMLKMKEMSLSHSEAFHFLEYRHGPKSMADERTLVVGLLSREAREPEQQVLDEVSRLGARVLALSPGGGGPDPGICLPSELPSWALPVLYLPPLQLLAYHRAVSKGLDPDHPRHLDAVVFLEGLTPVKG
- a CDS encoding DeoR/GlpR family DNA-binding transcription regulator produces the protein MDTRVALSSLERQEQLRRFIEERRRVTVAQICQQFAVSVATARRDLEALAQRGEVQRVHGGAIAVRRAPPELPVLQRQADQAEEKRRIGQAAAALVADGETVFLGSGTTVLEVARHLRDRRDLTVISNSLPVINLLADAPGITVIGLGGILRRSELSLIGHITEKALAEVRADKVILGIRAIDAEHGLTNDYLPETMTDRAILNIGREVIVVADHTKCGRVSAAFVAPLSTIHTLVTDVQTPPDFVAALVSRGIRVLTV
- a CDS encoding O-antigen ligase family protein yields the protein MPTTSSFSRFHAVGFTLFVVLAMALLASAARPSFTPRGERAPAPFTDRPLRIGVNVALERADEATVEATLDAIAAAGLIWVRQRFPWDAIEPEPGVFHWERWDHLVDAVRTRGLHLIAVLDGSPTWARPQNPDNPLAPPLDPITFGCFATAFAARYGDRIDHYQIWDEPNIQPHWSGEIHPAGYVALLREGALAVRRADPGAVVLTAALAPTLEQGPWNLSDILFLREMYRAGAAPWFDVVAAQPFGFEEAPDQPPTTHRLNFARVVMLRTEMEYAGDDEKPIWGVRFGWHTPTQPSEHSIWGSVSPTEQVTWTEAAIRRTKMEWPWLGALLWAVWQPAANGSWAAPPDDPLWGFALMERDGRPRATLSALTAAARPQNIAWPGRYDMSHPALRWEGSWRRAGGAADVGRSGDALIIPFYGTRLDLRVQRGRYWALLWAEVDGRPANALPRDAAGRSYLVLYDPLGRAEWVTVARHLSPGEHQVKLIAEGGWGQWALNGFAVAYERPTSASWPVVVAFLGALAVGVMARWAWSRHISRRYALHPLAALHHLLPVLQAAPTVSSSVALMFSVLAYAGLPWPWAIAPLLLAGWLIARAPEPGLAMIAFWAPFYYVQKPLSGEWLSHAEALVAATLVWRVLSLLRGVPSLLRSCGENLRVLCGFSGAIPSRSVQGFLRALDGTVLAFVLVGVISAWIAPDRGAAWTALRRLILVPASLYLLWRTLPVSRQTADWTAGAWIVSGVVISLIGLVGYLESSTVVAGGVARLRSVYYSPNEAALLLVRVWPLAMSIALAGRDRWRLPALGAAMAMLLALLLTFSRGAWLLGVPTGALALALFIPLVSASSSAQGRALSWLARRSWGLWIALAAVGAGLVWASRGWGTALRPEVWQAAWAMWRDHPWLGVGLDGFQWAYPRYMALDAWREPLLYHPHNLVLELGTWMGTLGLLAMVAIIYAWAKLWRAAMRMAPSPVLVGVAAGWTAGLVHGLVDAAFFLPHLAFLTMTALGVTAAYKVDLPSRRARIE
- a CDS encoding glycosyltransferase family 39 protein, which produces MSRGWEVRVDLLVYRARLATAVSAYWAVLAVTVLAAGLRAFQIGAKTLWLDEAFSLWVARHPLPELWAWLVRIDQHPPLYYTLLHFWLAFGDGEAALRSLSALAGSATIPIIYGLGRTISGHRLGLLAAFLLAISPLHVQFGQEARMYALLTLAATLAMWGLAWLLKEPEAAARPIGSGWRSWWRARQGAGALDRKGWVADAAWIAYMVGTVAALLSHNTAIFLPIAANLIAWIEWWPHRRQRRGLLRNWLLAQGAVILLWSIWLPAFLVQSLMVYREFWIPKPDLLYVVVTMQMLYASFIGPSLLLRPWLDLIVLGLAAVGFWGWRQERRWLAFTLALWLVAPVGELIVSIWRPIFYIRTLIWTSIPLYLAIAAGVARLGSLASLPHRIAWQRAALAALVAINAGGLGNYYFGFQKEAWDQGAAYIAQRAQPDDLILFNATWVQIPFDYYFRRYHLPVAKHGVPVDLFDRGLEPKMTREDLPRLEALAKGHRRVWLVYSHNWYTDPEGLIPATLERLGRLADRREFHGLRVDLYEMNEIGQP